One segment of Heteronotia binoei isolate CCM8104 ecotype False Entrance Well chromosome 18, APGP_CSIRO_Hbin_v1, whole genome shotgun sequence DNA contains the following:
- the ANKRD65 gene encoding ankyrin repeat domain-containing protein 65: protein MWMVLGEEKTQGGHPAGNACRVNPKEKTLVPVSAQESWEELHRATQNGNVRLVKQLLQQGAGTECRDANGWTPLHLASLNGYSALVRFLIQRGAVVHARTEASYTPLHHAAWSSHTQVAEFLLARGTPVNVATEGRLTPLHCAAANGHILMVQLLVRQGADPAAEDANQWAALHWAAVNNQLPVMDFLMSQGTSPDLGSEGGVTPLHVAAEAGQIEALRLLLAAGAEVDAQDSSGRTPLSIASRNGTVEVVKLLLQAKADTNITDRYGCSALHKAATAGHLPVVCLLVNGGTAGVNGRDGLNLTPLHRAASSGHVSVAGCLLDHGADVNAAGWLGKTPLHLAAEKGHCSLMELLLAKGADHTLRSWWKETAKALEAERPGSGDVSSQAICGPPPSLLIFVPRTAF from the exons ATGTGGATGGTGCTAGGCGAGGAGAAGACTCAAGGTGGACATCCAGCCGGGAATGCCTGCAGAGTGAACCCCAAGGAGAAGACTTTGGTTCCTGTGTCTGCACAGGAGAGTTGGGAAGAGCTCCATCGTGCAACCCAGAATGGCAACGTCCGCCTGGTGAAGCAGCTTTTACAACAAGGAGCCGGGACCGAGTGCAG GGACGCGAATGGGTGGACTCCATTGCATTTGGCTTCCTTGAATGGCTATTCCGCTTTGGTCAGATTCCTCATCCAGCGTGGTGCAGTGGTCCATGCCCGCACCGAGGCTTCCTACACGCCGTTGCACCATGCCGCTTGGAGCAGCCATACCCAAGTGGCGGAGTTCCTCCTCGCTCGGGGCACGCCGGTGAACGTGGCGACCGAAGGACGTCTGACCCCGCTGCACTGTGCGGCTGCCAATGGACACATCCTGATGGTCCAGCTGCTCGTGAGGCAAGGGGCAGATCCTGCTGCCGAGGATGCCAACCAGTGGGCAGCCTTGCACTGGGCAGCCGTCAACAACCAGCTGCCCGTCATGGACTTTCTGATGTCCCAGGGCACCAGCCCAGATCTCGGTAGCGAGGGGGGAGTCACGCCATTACATGTAGCAGCTGAGGCGGGACAAATCGAAGCTCTGCGTCTCTTGCTCGCTGCGGGGGCTGAAGTGGATGCTCAGGATTCTTCGGGAAGGACGCCCCTTTCGATTGCTTCTCGCAACGGCACTGTGGAG gTTGTGAAATTgctcctccaagccaaggcagaCACGAACATAACCGACCGCTACGGCTGCTCTGCTCTCCACAAAGCCGCAACTGCGGGACATCTGCCCGTCGTCTGCCTCTTGGTAAATGGAGGCACCGCTGGAGTTAACGGAAGGGATGGCTTGAATCTGACCCCGCTGCACCGAGCAGCCAGCAGCGGTCACGTCAGCGTCGCCGGCTGCCTCCTGGACCACGGAGCTGACGTCAACGCGGCCGGCTGGCTCGGCAAGACTCCGCTGCACCTTGCTGCAGAAAAAGGGCACTGCTCTTTGATGGAGCTTTTATTAGCCAAGGGAGCAGACCACACGCTGAGATCGTGGTGGAAGGAAACAGCCAAAGCACTGGAAGCTGAGAGGCCTGGTTCTGGAGACGTCTCCAGCCAAGCCATTTGTGGCCCCCCCCCTAGTCTCCTAATCTTCGTGCCCCGTACTGCCTTCTGA